In Sesamum indicum cultivar Zhongzhi No. 13 linkage group LG1, S_indicum_v1.0, whole genome shotgun sequence, the sequence GGAAGCTCAATCTTAAGCATGCCATTTCCCAAAGAGTAGTAATCTTAGCATGTTTGACACAATACCTTGTAATTACCCCTTTAAAAAATGCGATATTATACTTTCcactattaaattttaaaattatacttaaactcCACTGAAAAATTATCTGTTTACAACTGATCCCCTTTAATTGagatttgaaatagaaaatgctaacgtcaacaaaaaaaaatataaattttctatttcaccccttatttaaaatttcttataatatatatcaaatgaaAAAGGTGAATACAACATTGCTCCCAGATATAGGCAATGGAGAGAAAATAGCcataaatgaatgaaaaaactaataagttttttgtgctttttttactttctatatatggatcaaggttaacatcattatcacatttatttcttgttcAAGTACTTGATCCAAtgcttcaaaaattatatgcaacAATAGTATTAACCTCATCCTATATataggaaataaaatttttttttaaaaaataactaatttttccgttcataaatattacttctTATCCGGtgactataaataaaaaacaatactttattttatactattttgacttcatatatataacacCCGTcccttataaatataaaaatattatatgaaaatattaaattcaaaatacaattaaaaatttatgcagCTTTTTTTGCTGACATTAACATTTTTCCATTAAAATTTTCGAAATGtgattttcaaacttttttggGGGTGAAGTTACACTTCATATTTTCATAAgggtctaaatataattaaccctaaataatttaactgtgttgctttctttcttctccttttccaCACTGAACTTATTGATCCAAACAcaagaatgaagaaaattgagaatgaaATCAACTAAGATTAGAATGAAGAGGTCATGGCACAAACTCTCTCCAGTCTCAGACCAAGAAGCCTCCTTTTTAACATTGTCCTCTCAGATCTCCATAACCAACTACCATCCCGCATCTCAGGAGCAACAGAGTTTTGCCATGAGTAAACAAAAACCATTAACATGGCTCTTTAACATTGCATTTTCACTAGACTTCAGTATCAAATTAAGCTAGCTTCTGACAATCAATCACATCAACAATGAGAAACCTGTAATTTTAAGACTGCATAATACACTCAAGTTTGCTGGGAATACTTTGacagaaataaatgaaaatacagCCAAAGTCAGCAGATTGGCATACACACTAGAAGTAGAAACGTCTCCACCACAGTTACAGCAGGTGAGAGGCGATCCCCATGCAAAAGTACCCATGATGCCAGCATATTACAGCAAAGTGAAATTCAACAAAGAAAAGCTATCAATTATAAACCATATACTTTGGGGTTGCACTAAATTTCTGGTAGCCTTTGATCACTTTGTTTACAGCATCTAAGAAATCTTTCTCCGTGACAGTTTTCCTCCTTGCGCGAATAGCATACATACCAGCCTCAGTGCACACACTTCTTATGTCAGCTCCTGTAAATAAGACCAGCGaacaaataatgaataattgcAAGATATCATCCAGAATGCAATGCACAGAAAGGATAGCTGCTAAACTTAAAACCATGTAAACTGCAATGTTGTGGCCAGGtaaattcatacttttatCTATGGAGCTTACGAACATAGTATTAAGACATTATTTTCCAGAGCAAGTGTCCATTAAGATATACTCAATGGAAGCCAATGCAAAGGCATCTAACTTACTACAACAGGGATTAAAACTCAAGCGATGAACTGAAAGTCTGAAACTCTATGGATTGATCTGATAATAACTAAATGTAAAAAAGACAAATCTTTACCAGTAGAATTTGGGCAAAGCCGGGCAAGTAGTTCAAACCGAATATCCCTCTCGCAATTCATTGTTCGTGTGTGTATCTTGAATATCTGCGTCCTACTCTCTAGATCAGGCAGTCCAAACTCTACTTTGCGATCCAGCCGTCCAGGACGTAAGAGCGCCGGATCAAGAGTATCAGGTCTGGAATAATAAAGAAAGCCATAACTAAAATAAGCTGATTTCTTCAGGAACCAGACCTAGATTTAGCATTTGGTCTTAGCATCAAAaccaatttaaaaaagataaaatgaacCAGGAAAAAACAAGCCTATGTTGATAATAAGAAACAGTCTACCCATTCCGCACTGCGGGGCACATGTGGTACAAAGGAAACGTCCACAATAATTGAGATAATCAATGCCATAAGTAAAACAATTAAAGGAATATGATGCATAAAGGCAATCAATTATTATGCATCGAACGCTTTTAGGCTGTATGTATAACAGTAACAATGAGAATATCAAGTACCATCTGTAGGAAGAGAAAATCAACACCAACCAAAAGTAGAAACATTGCAAAAACTATAGCCGGTCGAGAAATCCAAAGTCATTATAAAGgggaaaaaagtaaaagaaaggatttaaaaataatggtgcagcttctttatcaaataaatcacTCCCAGACAAGTTCTATATTTTCTTGACATTTTTCTTTCCCAGAACTCACAAGAGCAAACAAATTGCTCAACCCCATTAATAATCTTCAATGTAAGAGGCAAATTACAGAAGTCAAATTTCACCTGTTAGTTGCCATAAGAACTTTAATGTTGCCACGAGCATCAAATCCATCAAGCTGGTTTACAATTTCAAGCATGGTTCGCTGGACCTCGTTGTCTCCACCCACTCCATCATCAAACCGTGCACCGCCAATGGCATCTACTTCATCGAAAAATACAATGCATGCCTTTTTAGAGCGTGCCATCTGCCAcatgcataaaaaattaatcagatGCTAAGTAAAACTCCACGATAtataaaaaacagaaaatgtgCGGAAGACTGGACCTGAAATAGTTCGCGAACCATCCTAGCTCCCTCGCCAACATATTTTTGGACAAGCTCACTTCCAATAACTCGAATAAAGCATGCATCAGTTCTATTTGCCACAGCTCTGGCCAGCAGAGTTTTACCAGTACCGGGAGGACCATAGCACAGTACACCCTTTGGAGGATCAATCCCTAGCTTCACAAATTTTTCAGGGTGAAGCATGGGCAGCTCAACAACCTAGTATAGAAACAATTAGATATACGAGCACCGAAAGAGCAAAGTGGAATTTCCACTCAAAGATTTTGTGGAATcatttgaaaagaatattGATATACACACCTCCCGCATCTTTTCAATCTGCTCTTTACATCCACCAACATCATTATAGGTTACATCTGGCTTTTCCTCCACTGTCATCATCGTAACACTTGGATCAATTTTTGGAGGCAAGGGAATCTGGATTTGATACTTATTTCGATCAACTCTGCCAAAAAAATGTAGTGTCAAACTGCATACATAATAGCTTCAGCAAATATGATAGCAGCATAAGCTTATTATGTCATGCTTGAAACTATTCTCCTGTCCACCTGTCAATGGAGTAAAATAAAAGCTAAAGGACTCATGTCAATGatatcacataaaataagGAGTTAGTGGTACAACTACAACATTTAAGGTACGAAATATCCTATCAAGATTTTGTTTACACAGCCCTACCTTAAAACAGTCCCTTAGAGTTGCAACTCAAAATTTGTAGAAACTTTACAGTTAAGGATTTTTTCTAAGTTGCTTTGCTAGACAAATTGCCCTTGGTAGATGAAGACATCAACACATGGACAATGCAACATTTTGCAGAACTAGACCAAAAATGGGTCAAATTTCCACAAAATCATAGCATGCGAAAGATGACTGAGTACAAGAAATGACAAGTCATAAGCTCCGGAAGCAATCATAAAACTCTTTGTAGCTCAAAGACTGAAGACAAAACCAAGATATAAAAGGCTTACCCAACTCTCATGCCTTCTTCAATATCAGTAGGTGAAACTTTATCACCTAGGCCAACAACAAACTGCAAGATGGAACGTGcacaaaataaactaaatataatgGATAACaaacataagaaaaattacatgaaaccCCTTATACCCTTAGTGCTGGTGATATGGAGGCAGTATTGATGGATGGAATGCGCACACAGATACACTCCcccccaagaaaaaaaaaaaaaagaaacaggaCACCTAGAAAagctataaaagaaaaactaccTTTGCAATTTGTTTGACATTGATAACATACTTTGCATCTTCAGTGTTAGGATTGATTATCTTCGTACACCTTGCAACCTAGCCAcagaaaaaaagtaatatcCTACAAACATATGAATAAGATGGACGGGGACAAGTTCAACAATCAACCA encodes:
- the LOC105162770 gene encoding 26S protease regulatory subunit 7A, which encodes MAPEPEDEIKDEKNPRPLDEDDIALLKTYGLGPYSTSIKKVEKEIKEMAKKINDLCGIKESDTGLAAPSQWDLVSDKQMMQEEQPLQVARCTKIINPNTEDAKYVINVKQIAKFVVGLGDKVSPTDIEEGMRVGVDRNKYQIQIPLPPKIDPSVTMMTVEEKPDVTYNDVGGCKEQIEKMREVVELPMLHPEKFVKLGIDPPKGVLCYGPPGTGKTLLARAVANRTDACFIRVIGSELVQKYVGEGARMVRELFQMARSKKACIVFFDEVDAIGGARFDDGVGGDNEVQRTMLEIVNQLDGFDARGNIKVLMATNRPDTLDPALLRPGRLDRKVEFGLPDLESRTQIFKIHTRTMNCERDIRFELLARLCPNSTGADIRSVCTEAGMYAIRARRKTVTEKDFLDAVNKVIKGYQKFSATPKYMVYN